The Cohnella abietis genome has a segment encoding these proteins:
- the purT gene encoding phosphoribosylglycinamide formyltransferase 2 — protein sequence MYIGKKLLLLGSGELGKEVIIEAQRLGIETIAVDRYDHAPAMQVAHRSYVIDMLDREALRGVIEREKPDLIVPEIEAIATAELVKLEEEGYKVIPTARAAQLTMDREGIRRLASETLGLPTAGYRFADTYEQFGQAARELGFPCVVKPLMSSSGKGQSVCRSEDDLDRCWSIAMEGGRVQQTRVIVEAFISFESEITLLTVRSENGTSYCPPIGHIQKDGDYIESWQPHEMTEEQLVESKRIAGVITDALGGLGIFGVELFLSKDKVYFSEVSPRPHDTGLVTLASQNISEFALHVRAILGYPIPEIQIVSPGASRPLKAETELSDYRIEGIGEALSVPQTQIRVFGKPVTKIGRRIAVALSTAGTVEQARERAKKALDHLSVLQK from the coding sequence ATGTACATAGGTAAAAAACTGCTATTGCTCGGATCAGGAGAATTGGGTAAAGAAGTTATTATTGAGGCGCAGCGACTAGGAATTGAGACAATAGCAGTAGACCGCTATGATCATGCGCCAGCGATGCAGGTTGCTCATCGCAGCTACGTTATCGACATGCTGGATCGTGAAGCTCTTCGAGGAGTCATAGAGAGGGAGAAGCCAGATTTAATTGTTCCAGAGATCGAAGCCATTGCCACGGCGGAGCTCGTCAAGCTTGAGGAAGAGGGCTATAAAGTCATTCCTACTGCAAGGGCGGCACAGCTTACAATGGATCGTGAAGGTATAAGGCGTCTAGCATCCGAGACACTTGGACTGCCAACGGCAGGCTATCGATTTGCTGATACTTATGAGCAATTCGGACAAGCGGCACGAGAACTGGGCTTTCCATGTGTTGTAAAGCCTCTTATGAGCTCATCTGGCAAAGGACAAAGTGTTTGTCGCTCTGAGGACGATTTGGACCGCTGCTGGTCAATCGCGATGGAAGGTGGCAGAGTACAGCAAACGAGAGTTATCGTGGAAGCTTTTATTTCATTTGAATCGGAAATTACACTCCTTACTGTCCGTTCTGAGAATGGAACGTCTTACTGCCCTCCTATCGGTCATATTCAGAAGGACGGGGACTATATCGAGTCTTGGCAGCCACACGAAATGACAGAGGAGCAGCTGGTGGAATCGAAAAGAATAGCTGGCGTAATTACGGATGCATTGGGTGGATTGGGCATTTTTGGAGTAGAGCTATTCCTATCCAAGGATAAAGTATATTTCAGCGAAGTATCTCCAAGGCCTCACGATACAGGTCTGGTAACATTAGCTAGTCAGAATATTTCGGAATTTGCTTTACATGTAAGGGCGATTCTAGGCTACCCTATTCCAGAAATACAAATTGTTTCTCCGGGTGCTAGCAGGCCATTGAAAGCGGAAACGGAGTTAAGCGATTATCGAATAGAGGGCATTGGAGAAGCTTTGTCTGTCCCGCAGACGCAAATTCGTGTGTTTGGTAAGCCAGTTACCAAGATAGGGCGGCGTATAGCAGTGGCCTTATCTACTGCAGGAACTGTAGAGCAAGCTCGCGAACGAGCAAAAAAAGCATTGGATCACCTTAGTGTTTTACAAAAATAA
- a CDS encoding calcium-translocating P-type ATPase, SERCA-type encodes MTGVEGKAWHQLSEDQLLEVLDSNLTTGLTLDEAANRLQQLGPNELEEKKGESPLKLLLNQFKDFMVLVLLGATVISGLLGEMLDALTIVAIIIINGVLGFYQEFRAERSLRALKELSAPYAKVIRGGEYHDIPARELVAGDVVLLESGDRVPADLRFTECNQCSIDEAALTGESVPVVKEAARIAADELPLGDRKNCGYLGTMVTRGTARGVVTVTGMNTEMGKIANLIQQTEEADTPLQHRLEQLGKILIIVSIILTVVVVLAGILHGQPMYEMFLAGVSLAVAAIPEGLPAIVTIALALGVQRMIKRRAIVRKLPSVETLGCASVICSDKTGTLTQNKMTVTQVWLGGRAIEVSGEGYEPVGSLREGGKGIDAKGDSSLRRLTQIAALCNNSDLSEQEKIEDPKKRKAGKGEQTLGQAKEWKIKGDPTEGALLVLAAKTGLHKTSLQSLYTRVKEFPFDSERKRMSVLVSHQGGKLICTKGAPDLLVGQCSYVLWGDQVVPFTATLKQKVLSANEAMAKDSLRVLGLAFREVKSFDECDSNEQAENGLIFVGLTGMMDPPRREVKEAIAKCRQAGIKTVMITGDHGTTAEAIAKKLGIMVRGGRVVTGGELSNMDDNELEAIADDIQVYARVSPEHKLRIVQALQRRGHVVAMTGDGVNDAPAVKAADIGIAMGISGTDVTKEASALVLADDNFSSIVAAVEEGRGIYENIRKFIRYLLASNVGEIMTMFMAMMAGFPLPLVPIQILWVNLVTDGLPAMALGVDQAESDLMQHKPRSAKENIFARRLGWKIISRGILIGICTLAAFVLALNEGAGHSQQLIHAQTVAFATLVMAQLIHVFDCRSSRSIFHRNMFENKFLVVAVLSSLVLMLLVLYVEPLQPVFKTVPLNLRDWALVIVAAGIPTFAMGIGSVFGTAKKKRNRKITYGRSSAPPNVAR; translated from the coding sequence ATGACCGGGGTGGAAGGAAAGGCTTGGCATCAGCTTAGCGAGGATCAGCTATTAGAGGTATTGGATTCAAATTTAACAACAGGTCTAACACTTGATGAAGCGGCGAATCGTTTGCAGCAGTTAGGCCCTAATGAGCTTGAAGAGAAGAAGGGGGAATCCCCGCTTAAGCTATTGCTTAATCAATTCAAGGATTTTATGGTGCTGGTGCTGTTAGGGGCAACTGTTATTTCTGGTTTGCTTGGTGAAATGCTGGATGCTCTAACGATTGTTGCTATCATCATTATTAATGGTGTGCTTGGCTTTTATCAAGAATTTAGGGCTGAACGATCATTGCGTGCGCTTAAAGAGCTATCTGCACCTTATGCTAAAGTTATTCGTGGAGGAGAGTATCACGATATACCTGCTCGAGAGCTTGTAGCGGGGGATGTTGTATTACTGGAGAGTGGAGATCGCGTGCCTGCGGATCTCAGGTTTACGGAGTGTAATCAATGCTCAATCGACGAGGCAGCACTAACAGGAGAATCAGTTCCGGTAGTTAAAGAAGCTGCGCGAATAGCTGCAGATGAGTTACCTCTCGGGGATCGTAAAAATTGTGGCTATTTGGGCACGATGGTTACACGCGGAACGGCAAGGGGGGTTGTTACCGTCACAGGAATGAATACTGAGATGGGTAAAATAGCAAACCTAATCCAACAGACGGAAGAGGCGGATACACCGCTGCAGCATCGGCTAGAGCAGTTGGGTAAAATATTGATTATTGTTTCCATCATACTGACGGTAGTTGTCGTTCTTGCAGGTATTCTGCACGGACAACCTATGTATGAAATGTTCTTAGCAGGAGTTAGCTTAGCTGTTGCTGCTATTCCTGAAGGCCTTCCTGCCATCGTAACGATTGCTCTTGCGCTTGGCGTGCAGCGTATGATTAAACGAAGGGCAATTGTTCGTAAGCTGCCATCCGTTGAGACGCTTGGTTGTGCATCTGTTATTTGCTCAGACAAAACAGGCACGCTAACGCAAAATAAAATGACGGTCACCCAAGTATGGCTTGGAGGTAGGGCGATTGAAGTATCAGGAGAAGGGTACGAGCCAGTAGGCAGCCTTCGGGAAGGCGGGAAAGGAATCGATGCCAAAGGCGATTCCTCACTAAGACGGCTTACCCAAATCGCTGCATTGTGCAATAACTCGGATTTGTCTGAGCAAGAGAAAATTGAGGATCCCAAAAAGCGTAAGGCTGGCAAAGGGGAACAAACATTAGGGCAAGCCAAAGAATGGAAAATCAAAGGAGATCCAACAGAAGGGGCATTGCTCGTACTCGCCGCGAAAACGGGGCTGCATAAAACCTCGCTACAAAGCCTATATACGAGAGTTAAGGAATTCCCTTTTGACTCTGAGCGCAAACGGATGTCTGTTCTCGTATCCCATCAGGGCGGGAAGCTCATATGCACCAAAGGAGCACCTGACTTACTTGTAGGGCAATGCTCATATGTACTATGGGGGGATCAGGTCGTTCCTTTTACAGCAACATTGAAGCAAAAGGTCCTTTCAGCGAATGAAGCTATGGCGAAGGATTCCCTGCGTGTGCTGGGATTGGCTTTCAGAGAGGTTAAATCTTTTGACGAGTGTGATAGTAATGAGCAAGCGGAAAATGGACTCATATTCGTAGGTTTGACAGGGATGATGGATCCGCCACGACGTGAAGTCAAAGAAGCAATTGCAAAATGTCGTCAGGCGGGCATTAAGACGGTTATGATTACCGGTGATCATGGTACCACTGCTGAGGCGATCGCTAAGAAATTAGGTATTATGGTGCGCGGGGGTAGGGTAGTTACCGGTGGGGAATTGTCCAATATGGACGATAACGAGCTTGAAGCGATTGCGGATGATATACAGGTATATGCTCGTGTATCACCAGAGCATAAGCTTAGAATCGTCCAAGCCTTACAGCGACGTGGGCATGTAGTGGCGATGACGGGTGACGGGGTTAACGATGCCCCTGCTGTAAAAGCTGCAGATATCGGAATTGCAATGGGCATTTCTGGAACGGACGTAACAAAGGAAGCATCCGCACTCGTGCTTGCAGATGATAATTTCTCCAGTATTGTTGCGGCTGTAGAAGAAGGGCGCGGCATCTATGAGAATATCCGTAAATTTATTCGTTATTTGCTCGCTTCCAATGTCGGAGAAATTATGACCATGTTTATGGCGATGATGGCAGGGTTTCCGTTGCCGCTAGTGCCTATTCAAATCTTGTGGGTGAACCTGGTTACCGATGGATTGCCTGCTATGGCACTTGGTGTGGATCAAGCAGAGAGCGATCTGATGCAGCATAAGCCGCGTTCTGCTAAAGAAAATATTTTCGCTCGCCGCCTTGGATGGAAGATAATTAGCCGTGGCATTCTCATAGGTATCTGCACATTAGCCGCATTCGTTCTAGCACTCAATGAAGGAGCGGGACATTCACAGCAGCTTATTCATGCTCAAACCGTTGCTTTCGCGACATTAGTTATGGCACAGCTCATTCACGTATTTGATTGCCGCAGCTCGCGCTCAATTTTCCATCGCAATATGTTTGAAAATAAATTTCTAGTCGTGGCGGTTTTATCGTCTCTTGTGCTCATGCTCTTGGTGTTATATGTGGAGCCGTTGCAGCCCGTATTCAAAACCGTTCCGTTAAATTTACGTGATTGGGCACTTGTCATTGTAGCCGCTGGTATCCCAACCTTTGCAATGGGAATCGGAAGCGTGTTTGGCACAGCGAAGAAAAAGAGAAATCGCAAAATCACTTATGGCAGAAGCTCTGCCCCACCTAATGTAGCTAGATAA
- a CDS encoding Rqc2 family fibronectin-binding protein, whose protein sequence is MSLDGIVTRALVHELQACVKARIPKIYQPTDNELILHIRGQGVNGKLLLSAHPSMPRIHWTEQTWANPQEPPMFCMLLRKYCEGGIIEAVRQVGLERIVHIDIRHRDELGDSSFKTIVLEIMGRHSNLILLDPATGIIHDGIRHVTPAISSYRVVLPGTAYVSPPSQDKVNPLEATEAEFASVMEQVSNVDDNDDEQYSNAISSSLLNAYTGLSPLITREIAYRAQTQKADPWVIFTAMMEQVTKQAYEPNIVLMDDGKALFSALALTHAQGEIQSFTSIHSCIDAFYRDKASRDIVRQRTTDLNRFLLNEVAKNEKKLLKLQDTLTEANEADLVRRMGELLTAHLHAYKRGDKAVEVTDYYEEDQPTVKITLDPLLTPNENAQRYFRKYNKLKNSRTVVSEQMESTEAEIKYLASVLQGLESATPNDIGEIREELVEQGYIRERGLKRGMKKKKKGTPSVLCYTSSEGISIYVGKNNTQNDYVTNRLASSSDTWLHTKDIPGSHVLIRSTEFGEATLHEAAVLAAYYSKARVSSSVPVDYTRIRNVRKPSGAKPGFVIYDGQKTLFVTPDEALVQQMPSTIK, encoded by the coding sequence ATGTCATTAGACGGTATCGTAACTAGAGCGCTCGTACACGAGCTGCAAGCTTGCGTCAAAGCGCGTATTCCCAAAATATATCAACCTACAGATAATGAATTGATTTTGCATATCCGCGGACAAGGGGTAAACGGAAAGCTACTTTTGTCAGCCCATCCTTCTATGCCGCGCATTCATTGGACGGAACAAACTTGGGCAAACCCTCAGGAGCCCCCGATGTTCTGTATGCTGCTGCGCAAATATTGTGAAGGCGGAATTATTGAAGCCGTCCGGCAGGTCGGTCTAGAAAGAATTGTACATATCGACATCCGGCATCGCGATGAATTAGGGGATTCGTCCTTCAAAACAATTGTGCTGGAAATTATGGGACGGCATAGCAATCTTATTTTGCTCGATCCCGCAACTGGAATTATTCATGACGGAATCCGCCATGTAACTCCGGCTATCAGCAGCTATCGTGTCGTCCTGCCAGGGACCGCCTATGTTTCTCCACCCTCTCAAGATAAAGTAAACCCTCTGGAGGCTACTGAGGCTGAATTTGCATCGGTAATGGAGCAAGTATCTAATGTTGATGATAATGATGATGAGCAATACTCGAACGCAATTTCTTCATCCTTGCTGAATGCCTATACCGGATTAAGTCCTTTGATTACACGAGAGATCGCTTATAGGGCGCAGACGCAAAAGGCTGATCCATGGGTTATTTTCACAGCTATGATGGAGCAGGTTACAAAGCAAGCCTATGAGCCGAATATCGTCTTAATGGACGATGGCAAAGCATTGTTCTCAGCCTTAGCATTAACACATGCACAAGGAGAGATTCAGAGCTTCACATCGATTCATTCATGCATAGATGCTTTCTATCGAGACAAAGCGTCAAGGGACATCGTGCGGCAACGTACGACGGATCTGAATAGATTTTTGCTGAATGAAGTCGCCAAAAATGAGAAAAAGCTACTAAAGCTGCAGGACACGCTAACGGAAGCGAATGAAGCGGATCTCGTTCGCCGAATGGGTGAGCTGCTTACCGCACATTTGCACGCCTATAAGCGGGGCGACAAAGCTGTTGAGGTGACTGATTACTACGAGGAAGATCAGCCGACCGTAAAGATCACACTAGATCCTCTCCTCACGCCAAACGAGAATGCGCAGCGTTATTTCCGCAAATACAACAAGCTTAAGAATAGCCGCACTGTTGTATCCGAGCAAATGGAATCAACAGAGGCTGAAATTAAGTATTTGGCATCCGTATTGCAAGGCTTAGAATCAGCAACGCCTAATGACATTGGTGAAATCCGCGAGGAGCTTGTCGAGCAAGGTTACATTAGGGAACGCGGTCTTAAACGGGGCATGAAGAAGAAAAAGAAAGGTACCCCTTCTGTGCTTTGTTATACTTCGAGCGAAGGGATTTCCATCTATGTTGGTAAAAATAATACACAGAACGATTATGTAACGAATAGGCTAGCCTCATCGTCTGATACGTGGCTCCACACGAAAGACATTCCCGGCTCTCACGTGCTCATCCGCAGCACGGAGTTTGGAGAGGCTACCCTGCACGAGGCAGCCGTGCTCGCAGCCTATTACAGTAAAGCGCGAGTGTCCAGCAGCGTTCCAGTAGATTACACTCGAATTCGTAACGTCCGCAAGCCTAGTGGAGCTAAGCCTGGCTTCGTCATCTACGACGGGCAGAAAACATTGTTCGTAACACCGGACGAAGCACTAGTTCAGCAAATGCCTTCTACAATCAAATAG
- a CDS encoding PHP domain-containing protein produces MNNKADLHSHTTASDGMFSPTENVRMAKELGLDALAITDHDTLSGIEEALEAGKAYGIVVVPGVEISTADNGKDIHILGYGISHEDSQLQDRLLSLRDVRNRRNADILARLNQLGMSISQEELEVAAGKTQNSDGSVGRPHIAQVLVDKGYVDNIRDAFEKYIGEGKPAFVNPPRITPSEAVAWIHEAGGTAIIAHPGLYNDDDLVLSILDAGADGLEAYHSDHDPQMEQRYRQWAEDRSKLVTGGSDFHGIKDGVAFHGTMGSRWIDSSIVNRFI; encoded by the coding sequence ATGAACAATAAGGCGGATTTGCATTCACACACAACGGCATCCGACGGTATGTTCAGTCCAACGGAAAATGTACGTATGGCTAAGGAGCTAGGTTTAGATGCACTCGCCATCACCGATCATGATACATTGTCTGGAATTGAGGAAGCGCTAGAAGCTGGAAAAGCTTACGGAATTGTTGTTGTTCCGGGAGTAGAAATTAGCACAGCAGATAATGGCAAGGACATTCATATTTTGGGCTATGGCATTTCCCATGAAGACTCCCAACTGCAAGATAGACTATTATCTCTTCGAGATGTTAGAAATCGACGTAATGCGGATATTCTAGCTAGGCTAAACCAATTAGGTATGAGCATTTCACAAGAAGAGCTAGAGGTAGCAGCAGGTAAAACACAGAACAGTGACGGATCGGTTGGCAGACCGCATATTGCCCAGGTTCTAGTCGATAAAGGTTATGTCGATAATATTAGGGATGCTTTCGAGAAGTATATAGGCGAAGGAAAGCCAGCATTTGTTAATCCGCCAAGAATTACGCCAAGCGAGGCGGTTGCATGGATTCATGAAGCAGGAGGAACAGCCATTATTGCACATCCTGGTCTGTACAATGATGATGATCTTGTTCTATCTATTTTGGATGCAGGGGCTGATGGATTGGAAGCCTATCATTCCGATCATGATCCCCAGATGGAGCAAAGATATAGGCAATGGGCAGAAGACCGAAGTAAGCTTGTAACTGGCGGATCGGATTTCCATGGCATCAAGGATGGAGTAGCCTTTCATGGAACCATGGGAAGTCGCTGGATAGATTCGTCAATTGTTAATCGGTTCATATAA
- a CDS encoding LysR family transcriptional regulator: protein MALNVHQLHIFYTVAERGSFSAAAQTLHMTQPAVTMQVQALEERFGTKLLNRTTKKLELTEAGYRLLPQARKAVELMRDTDVLMIKFIENLKGRLQFAASLTIGEYVLPRLLGSFLRRFPEVSVDMKVMNTTEIIEAVAHQGLDFGIIEAPCDVPGFDTEPVMNDELMLVTPTNHPFASRTEVTLAEVIAEPLVLREKGSGTRQIMEEELLNHGVTEEQLRVVSEFGSTGAVKSAVEAGLGLSIISMWTIKHEIALGLLKPVKISGVSFRRQFFAVRLQSSLLPIPAAALLHDLRELSHEQ, encoded by the coding sequence ATGGCTCTGAACGTACATCAATTACACATCTTCTACACAGTGGCGGAGCGAGGCAGCTTCTCGGCCGCGGCTCAGACATTGCATATGACTCAGCCAGCCGTAACGATGCAGGTGCAAGCTTTAGAGGAGAGATTTGGAACAAAGCTACTTAATCGTACGACAAAGAAGCTCGAACTAACGGAGGCTGGCTATCGGTTATTGCCGCAAGCACGTAAAGCCGTTGAGCTGATGCGGGATACAGACGTGCTTATGATTAAATTTATCGAGAATTTAAAAGGTCGATTGCAATTTGCTGCCAGCTTAACGATAGGGGAATACGTGCTGCCCAGATTGCTCGGTTCATTCCTTCGCCGATTCCCCGAGGTTTCGGTGGACATGAAGGTAATGAACACGACTGAGATTATAGAGGCTGTTGCTCACCAGGGGCTCGATTTTGGAATTATAGAAGCTCCCTGCGATGTTCCCGGGTTCGATACTGAGCCGGTTATGAACGATGAGTTGATGCTTGTGACACCAACAAATCACCCTTTTGCTTCGCGGACTGAGGTTACGCTTGCGGAAGTTATTGCTGAACCATTGGTTCTGCGGGAGAAAGGCTCTGGAACCCGTCAGATTATGGAGGAAGAGCTGTTGAATCATGGCGTTACAGAAGAGCAGCTACGTGTCGTTAGCGAATTCGGAAGTACTGGCGCGGTCAAATCTGCAGTGGAAGCGGGATTGGGATTGTCGATTATTTCAATGTGGACCATTAAGCATGAAATAGCACTAGGCTTGCTGAAGCCTGTGAAAATAAGCGGTGTAAGCTTTAGAAGGCAGTTTTTTGCCGTCAGGCTGCAATCATCCTTACTTCCAATACCTGCTGCAGCATTACTTCATGACCTTAGGGAGCTCTCACATGAACAATAA
- a CDS encoding YlbG family protein — protein sequence MFAERTGYIVWFSDSKAARGLDKYGTLHYMSRKMQYAVMYMNADVAEEAVRNLQRLPFVRKIERSYRNEIKTEYEKNVPDKTQFYGL from the coding sequence ATGTTTGCCGAGCGGACAGGTTATATCGTATGGTTTAGCGATTCGAAAGCGGCCAGAGGTTTAGATAAATACGGAACGTTGCATTACATGTCTCGCAAAATGCAATATGCCGTTATGTACATGAACGCTGACGTAGCAGAGGAAGCGGTTCGTAATTTGCAGCGTCTACCCTTTGTCCGGAAGATCGAGCGCTCTTACCGTAACGAAATTAAAACCGAATACGAGAAAAATGTACCAGACAAAACCCAGTTTTACGGTCTATAG
- a CDS encoding YlbF family regulator, which yields MASMTQTLSTAEQGVRENTPADMALLISRAFELGDSLKQSAYVAEYIYWKEQVHNDAEVQSLTKQFAKAKEKFAECERFGRFHPDYNAALDQVYAAEGRLDQVESVRKYKAAETFMDELLNDISRTLAYAVSQSIKVPDNNPNPKASGCGNGGSCSCSSGGGGCG from the coding sequence ATGGCCAGTATGACACAAACCCTCTCTACGGCAGAACAAGGTGTGAGGGAGAATACGCCTGCTGACATGGCGTTACTCATATCCCGCGCCTTCGAGCTGGGAGATTCACTTAAGCAGTCCGCTTACGTAGCGGAGTATATTTATTGGAAAGAGCAAGTTCATAATGACGCCGAGGTACAGAGCTTAACAAAGCAATTTGCCAAGGCGAAAGAGAAGTTTGCAGAATGCGAACGTTTCGGAAGATTCCATCCGGATTACAACGCTGCATTGGATCAGGTTTATGCTGCTGAGGGCCGACTGGATCAAGTGGAGTCCGTACGTAAGTATAAAGCAGCAGAAACTTTTATGGATGAATTGCTTAACGATATATCCCGGACTTTGGCTTATGCAGTCTCACAAAGCATTAAGGTTCCGGACAACAATCCAAATCCTAAAGCTTCGGGCTGTGGAAATGGTGGTAGCTGCTCTTGCAGTAGCGGCGGCGGAGGTTGCGGTTAA
- a CDS encoding helicase-associated domain-containing protein, translating to MNLKMSVERLSDSIRELIITEPTIKNRLELGEKLEELLSNAQWAKEWKLQSSDTIQLETVKRILFRFGAQPFEIEALIKAQEDVSAITGAEIRVAVARLRRCGILFAVRKAWGDQLVYLPTDNISLWQHLLAPIEGKPLTHLDPREIKLSSSAFRLPLSLELLSVWFEMDGYPISINAKGQLNCSFVTRMKAQMRLTAEELRSLYLSYPQNDQIPANVALALDIGLCSGILRKMDKEIRICEDGLKEWLKCTPSEADNKLYDLIMTRYCSINPEIHLIASAISTMTASEWYYDDALCEVGSAGAINEWLEILESFGWLERGSINGQAIFRKKIDHVAATRTSAVDAGTIFIQPDGEILVPPEIGLGQRWVLGEIAEKVTADAVFVYRLTRESCIKGFDAGHTLQSMIIFLEQSSQQCLPDPVRRALEDWFFSIGKVKFSEEMLLRTENGAVAALLKQDPEISGKLLEQLGERDFIVDASSIKFLRARLVKLGYPPTDQKLNKVMLEELGEKTAVENRLAEQGFINKRHKLSLFEADRLLPSKDELFPGMSSIPTAWLSSSRAYHWSTSRELMQRAIQWQASVQMEHGGERKTFVPHAIEEEEARWSVLGHWRSVSDFDSKGSGLRPVKIRVEEIDELMIVLPSLAYIETN from the coding sequence ATGAACTTAAAAATGTCCGTAGAGCGACTCTCAGATTCCATTCGCGAGTTAATCATAACTGAACCAACAATAAAAAATAGACTTGAGCTTGGTGAAAAGCTGGAAGAATTGCTAAGTAATGCGCAATGGGCAAAGGAATGGAAGCTTCAATCCTCCGATACCATTCAATTAGAGACTGTTAAGAGAATACTTTTCCGATTCGGGGCGCAGCCCTTTGAGATTGAAGCTTTAATAAAAGCACAAGAGGACGTCTCTGCAATAACCGGGGCTGAAATTCGAGTTGCTGTCGCACGACTGAGAAGATGTGGTATTTTGTTTGCCGTTCGCAAGGCGTGGGGGGATCAGCTGGTATATTTGCCTACAGATAATATTTCTCTTTGGCAGCACTTGCTGGCTCCGATAGAAGGCAAACCACTTACACATCTTGATCCGAGAGAAATTAAGCTTTCATCCAGCGCCTTTCGTCTACCGCTTTCTTTGGAATTGCTCTCAGTCTGGTTTGAAATGGACGGTTATCCCATCTCAATCAATGCTAAAGGTCAATTAAATTGTTCCTTTGTTACCCGAATGAAAGCTCAAATGCGGCTCACAGCCGAAGAACTGCGGAGCTTATACTTGAGCTACCCACAGAATGATCAGATTCCTGCGAATGTGGCTTTGGCACTTGATATTGGATTATGCTCTGGCATTTTGCGGAAAATGGATAAAGAGATAAGGATTTGCGAGGATGGACTTAAAGAATGGTTAAAATGTACACCTTCTGAAGCAGATAACAAGCTGTATGATCTGATCATGACAAGGTACTGCTCCATTAATCCGGAAATCCATTTAATAGCTTCGGCAATTTCTACAATGACCGCATCAGAGTGGTATTATGACGATGCTTTGTGTGAGGTTGGAAGTGCAGGAGCAATCAATGAATGGCTTGAAATACTGGAATCGTTCGGATGGCTTGAACGGGGTAGCATAAACGGGCAAGCGATATTTAGAAAGAAGATAGACCATGTAGCAGCAACTCGGACATCTGCAGTAGATGCAGGAACTATTTTCATACAACCTGATGGGGAAATTCTGGTGCCGCCTGAAATAGGCTTAGGACAGCGTTGGGTGCTTGGGGAAATCGCGGAAAAAGTGACGGCGGATGCTGTGTTCGTATATCGATTGACACGGGAATCTTGTATTAAGGGATTCGATGCAGGCCATACTCTACAATCCATGATTATTTTTCTTGAGCAAAGTTCACAGCAATGTCTTCCAGATCCTGTGCGGAGAGCGCTGGAGGATTGGTTCTTTTCAATTGGGAAAGTAAAGTTTTCAGAGGAAATGTTGCTTAGGACGGAAAATGGAGCAGTGGCAGCCTTGCTTAAACAGGATCCAGAAATATCGGGCAAGCTGCTGGAGCAATTGGGTGAGCGCGATTTTATTGTAGATGCTTCATCCATAAAGTTTTTGCGGGCGAGGCTAGTAAAGCTAGGGTACCCACCAACAGATCAAAAATTAAATAAGGTTATGTTGGAAGAGCTAGGGGAGAAGACAGCTGTAGAAAATCGGCTTGCAGAGCAAGGATTTATTAATAAACGCCATAAGCTGTCGCTATTTGAAGCAGATCGATTACTGCCTAGCAAAGACGAGCTTTTTCCGGGAATGTCCAGCATCCCGACAGCTTGGCTGAGTAGCTCTCGTGCTTACCATTGGTCTACATCCAGGGAGCTGATGCAGCGGGCTATACAATGGCAGGCGTCTGTGCAAATGGAGCATGGAGGAGAGAGGAAAACCTTTGTCCCACACGCTATTGAGGAGGAGGAAGCGAGATGGTCAGTACTTGGGCACTGGCGATCGGTTAGTGATTTTGATAGTAAAGGAAGCGGACTTAGACCAGTTAAGATTCGGGTGGAAGAAATTGATGAATTAATGATTGTGCTTCCTTCACTTGCCTATATTGAAACCAATTGA